The genomic stretch GAAATCCCCGGTAATAGCCTCTTCAAGGATGTAGTGCTTCCCCGCAAACTGGCGCACGTCTTTGCCGTCAGCCACGGGCGTGCCGTAGCCGGTGGCCGTGTAAAATGCCGGAATGCCCGCGCCGCCCGCGCGCACCTTTTCCGCCAGCGTGCCCTGAGGCGTGAGTTCAATCTCCAGTTCGCCGCTCAGCACCTGCTGCTCAAACAGGGCGTTCTCGCCGACGTAAGAGGCCACCACTCTGCGAACCTGACGCGTTTCGAGCAGTATCCCGAGACCGAAACCGTCCACGCCGCAGTTGTTTGATACCACCGTCAGATCTTTCACCTGACGGCGTCTGACCTCTGCAATCAGGTTCTCCGGAATACCGCACAGGCCGAAGCCGCCCGCCAGTAAGGTCATCCCGTCCGTCAGCCCATCCAGCGCCTGCGCATAGCTGCCGACGCGCTTATCCAGTCCCGCCATAGTCATCCCTCCCGTTATCCGTGCCGGTATCATTAGGGGCGGCGACTCATTTGTTAATTTTGAATTTGTGACCCACTCATTTGGTTTTTTTATTAATTTCCTGTTAACTAAATTTTTTCAATTAGTTAACAGGATGAAAAATGAGAATGAGTGTCAAACAGTTACGCGCGTTTTTAGCGGTAGCTCACACTCTCAATTTCGCCCACGCCAGCGAACGGCTGAATCTTTCCCAGCCGGCCCTGAGCCTGACGATTAAAGCGCTGGAGGATGCGCTCGGCGGACCGCTGCTGCAGCGGAGCACGCGCAAGGTCGCGTTGACGCAGGAGGGAGAAACGTTTTTGCCGATGGCGCGCCAGCTGCTTGCCGACTGGGATAACGTCGAAGAGGCAATGCACCAGTGCTTTACCCTGCAGCGCGGTAAAATCTCGGTAGCGGCCATGCCGTCGTTTGCCGCAAATGTCCTGCCCGAGGTGCTAAAAGCGTTTCGCGATCGTCATGCCGGGATCAACGTCACCGTGCATGACGTTATCAACGAGCAGGTGATAGAGATGGTGCGGGAGGGGCGAGTCGAGATGGGCATCGCCTTTGAACCGGCACCGACGCACAACCTGCTGTTTACCCCGCTGGGCCTCGACAGGTTTGTTGCCATCGTGCCGAAAGATTCCTCGCTGGCAGGCAAGAAGCGCCTGTCATGGGAAGAGCTGCTGACGCTGGATTTCATCACCCTGCAGCGCCCGTCGGCGGTACGTCTGATGATGGAGGAGGAGCTGGCGCGAAGCGGCAGAAAGCTGGAGGTGGCGCTGGAGAGTCATCAGCTGGTGACGGTCGGGCGAATGGTCGCGAGCGGGCTGGGCGGCAGTGCCGTCCCGGCGCTCTGCGAGGCGCAGATGACGGCGCTGGGCGCGGTCTGTATCCCGCTGGATAACCCGCCGATAGAAAAGTGCATTGGAGCAATCCATCCCGGGCACACGCAGCTCTCTAAAGCGGCGCATGCCCTGCTGGAGACGCTGAAGGATTTTTATCAGCCCGATCAGGGGGCGAGAAACACCTGCGGCGCGGCGTGAGCCGGATGCCTGCCGACGATAACCTGCGCGCCGTACCAGCGCGCCAGCGTATCGGCCTGCAAAACGGTTTCCGGTTCCCCCCGGGAGACGATTTTACCGCCGTGCAGCAGCAGGATGCGATCCGCCCACAGCGCCGCTAAATTGAGGTCGTGCAGCACCGCGCACACGTGCAGATGTCCCCGGCTGGTCAGGGATTTCAGCAGGCGCAGCAGATGCTGCTGGTGATAGAGATCGAGCGCAGACGTCGGTTCATCAAGAAACAGCCAGCCGCGCGGCGCACCGTCGCACCAGAGCTGGGCCAGCGCGCGGGCGAGCTGGATGCGCTGCTGCTCGCCGCCGGATAGGGCGGCAAACTGCCTGCCCGCCAGCGGTAAACAGCCGGTAATAGCCATGACCTCCTCAATCACCGACGCTTCTGGCGCGCGGGTCCAGGGCGCACGCCCCATACCGACGACCGCCTCAACCGGCCAGTCAAATCCGAGCTGCGTGCTCTGGCGCATCACCGCCCGGTAGCGGGAGAGCGTTTCTGGCTGCCAGGCCGCAAGCGGTGTGCCCGCCAGGCTGCACTGTCCGGCTGCCGGTTTAAGATAGCCGGTAAGCAGCCGCAACAGCGTTGATTTCCCTGCGCCGTTGGGGCCAATCAGCGCCACCAGCTCGCCCTGAGATAAGGTCAGCGACACGTCGTTAATCAGCGTGCGTTGTCCGGCGCAAAAAACAAGGTTTTCTGCACAGTAGCGTTCAGCCATGCGCCCCTCCGCGACGAAAGATAAGCCACAGAAACCACGGCGCGCCGAGAAGGCTGGTCAGTAAGCCGACCGGCATTTCCGCCGGAGCGACGAGGCTGCGCGCCAGCGTATCGGCCACCAGCAGGAGCAGCGCGCCGGCCAGCACCGAACCGGGGAGCACCGCCCGGTGGTCGGCTCCCAGCCACATGCGCACCAGGTGCGGCACCACCAGGCCGACGAAGCCGATCACGCCGCTGACCGCAACGGCGGCAGCCACCAGCAGGGCACTGCACAGCAGCAGGATCCGCTGCACGACGGCAACCTCCACGCCGAGGTAGTGCGCCTCTTCGTCGCCCAACTGCAGCAGGTTGAGGGCGCCTGCCAGACGCCAGATCGCCAGCGCGGTGGGGACCATCAGCGACGCGACGGCCAGCAGCGTTGACCACTGCGCCTGGCCGAGGCTGCCCATTCCCCAGAGCGAAAGCTGGCGAAGCTGTGCATCATTGCTGAGCCATGACAGTACGCCGACGGCTGCGCCGCACAGGGCGTTGATGGCAATGCCCACCAGCAGCAGGCGCGACAGGGAAGCGTCACGCTGTCGGCTGAGCAGGAAAATCACGAAGGTGGCGGCCAGCGCGCCGAGAAACGCCGCCAGCATCGGGGCATACAGCATCACCAGGGCAGGCAGCGAGAGCGGAATCACCACCCACAGCGCAACGGCGAGCGCCGCGCCGCTGCTGATGCCGAGCAGCCCCGGGTCCGCCAGCGGATTTCGAAACAGCCCCTGCATCACGCAGCCCGCCAGCGCCAGCGAACCGCCGATCGTCAGCGCCAGCAGCACGCGGGGCAGGCGGATCGTCAGCCAGATCTGACGCAGCGCCTCGTCGGTGCCGTTCCACAGCAGGCTGACCGGCAGGCGTAATGCCCCAACCCCGGTCGCTGCGAGCGTCATGATTGTCAGGATCGCGGCCAGCATCCATAACGATAAGGCTATCCGCCGGGACATCAGGGCAGCTGCTCCGCTTTGGCACGCAGCTGCCGGATGGCTTCCGGCGTTCGCACGCTGAAGCCCAGCAGCGCCATATCATCAATCGCCAGCACCTGCTTATTACGTCCTGCCGGGGTTTGCGCCAGGCCGGGCAGCTTCCACAGATTCGCTTCCCCACCCAGGGCGTTGATCCCGTCCTGCGAAATCACCACCAGATCGGGCCGGCTGGCAATTGTCCCTTCCTGAGACAGCGGCTGATAGCGGGTGAACCCCTGCATCGCGTTCTGCAGCCCCGCCGCACGAATGGCCGCGTCCGCGCCGGTCTGTTGTCCGGCGGCCATGGCGGTCATCCCGCCGTGGTTGAGAATAAACAGTACCCGCTTATCGATCGGTGACGCGGGAAGCGCCGACAGCGCATGACGCAGCGTATTGCGCAGGACTTCCCCCTCGGCCTCGCGGTGCGTCGCTTCAGCGACGATCCGCACCTTTTCGTCAATGACTTTCAGGTCGTTACCGGCGGGAACAACGATTACCCTGACGTGGCTTTGCTCAACCTGCTTTAGCGCCAGAGAGGGCTGCGCCTGGGCGCTGGCCAGCACCAGCGTGGGGCGCATGGATAAGATCCCTTCCGCGTTGAGCTGACGCAGATAGCCCACGTCCGGCAGCGCGTTCGCCGCCTGCGGCCACTGGCTTGTGCTGTCGCGGGCCACCAGAGAAGACGACGCGCCGAGGGCGTAGACAATCTCGGTGACGTCACCACCGAGCGTGACGATTTTCTCCTGCGGCGCAGCAAACACCAGCAGGGGCAGGGCGCTGAGGAGGACTAGCCACCGTTTCATGCGGCCAGCCCTTTCGCCGTCAGGGCGTCTATCTGGCTGCGCCACTGGCTTTGCTCCGGCTCGCCTTCGGTGCGCTGGCCGTACAGCTGGGCGATTTGCGTCCCGTCGGCGGCAAACAGCTCCAGACTGGTGACATGCCCATCTGCGGTTGGTTTGCGCGTGACCCACGTCTCCGCAATGGCGTCTTCAAGCAAATGCAGGGTAAAGGTTGGGTTAAAGACGTTCAGCCAGCCTTTCATCGGCGCCAGCTTTTCCACCGCGCCGGTGAAAATCTGCACGCAGCCGCGGTTGCCGACGAAGACCATGATTTCATTGCCGTCCCGACGCGCCGTCTCCAGCAGCTGCGCCAGCGCGCTGTTCTCTACCCGACAGGCCAGATCGTCCCCCACCAGGCGAAACGCCTGTTGGCGGCTAAGATTGTGGCGCTTCAGCAGGCTGAAGAACTGGTGCACGTCGGTCATGGCGCGCCACTCTTTATCCACGAGAGCCGCGTTTGCGTTTTCTGCGTGAGCCGGGGCATCGGCAACCTTCAGTTCAAGCGGCGGGTTGTCAGCAAAGATAAAGCGGGTCAGCGCGTCGCCCCAGGCGGAAACGTCGGTATTATCCGTGGCGTAGACCTTCAGCAGGGCATCCCCCTGGTGGTCGAAGAACTGAATGCTCTGCCGCTCGCCGCGGGCGGTGGCTTCGCTGATGTGAAACGCGCTTGCCCACTGGTTGAGGAACAGGCGCAGATCCAGCGCGCGCGGGTTCAGCACCAGCCCGGCGTGGCCGTTCAGGTGCTGGTTGGTGAAATTCCCTACCTGTTCGTGAACGGCGTATTCGTTGCGGCAGATACATTTGGTTTCGCCCACCGTCTCCAGCGCGCCCAGGATCTCGCGGATTTCACCGTGCAGTCGCCAGGCGTCGTGTCCCACGCGGGCAAAGGTGAGCTCTGCTTCGCTGATGTTCATTAACCCTGCGACGTCGCGCGCGTACTTACCCGGATTTTCTTTTTTTAGCTCAAGCCAGCGTGTGTAGTGATTCATTGTCTCTTCCTTTCAAAGCAATGCCCCGGTCAGCCCGGAGCGAAGGGATTACCATTGATAACTGACGAAAATCTTCCCATTACGACCATCCTGAGGAATGCCCTGAGGTGACCAGTATTCTTTGTCAAAGGCGTTGCCGAGTACCAGCGTCGTGGTCACGCCTTTGAGTCGCTCCTGGCCCTTATAGCTGACATAGAAGTCGTTAACCGCATAGCCCGGCTGTTTGCTGTAGCTGCTGCTGATATGCGTTGAGCGATCGACAAAGGTGCCAATCCAGCCGACGGAGAACCCGCTTTGCGCCACCGGAATGTCCAGCTTGCTGGTGACGGTATCCGGGTTGATGCTGGAGATGTACTCGCCCGTATCGCTGTCTTTCCCGCGCGTGCGGTTATAGGCCAGGTCCAGGTTGAATAGGTCGGCAGAGTATTTTGCCATCATGTCCCAGCCCCAGATTTTGGCGTTCGGGACGTTATAGGACATGGTGGTTGCCGCCGCAAAATCGACGGTGGTAGAGATATAGTCTTTGGCTTTGGTATCGAAGTAGCTGGCTTTGAACTCCAGCGCATCGTTGGCAAGCATGAGATCGTCAAAGCGCAGGCCAAATCCAAACTCCTGCGTTTCGTTGGTTTCCGGGCGCAGGTTCGGGTTTGGCACCCAGTAGTTGGTATAGAAGCGGCCAATGGAGAAGTGTTTGGCGTCGTTATACATCTCGCCCATAGTCGGCGCGCGGAACGCCTGCGCGTACGAGCCAAACAGCATCAGCCAGTCGGTTGGGCTGACGGTCAATCCGGCGCGGGAGGACCATTTATCGGCATCGACATCGTCGTAGCCATTGCTGCTGCCGCGGTAGTTGTCATAGCGGGTACCGCCAAGAAGAGTGACGGGGAGGTCGCGCAGGGTAATTTCGTCCTGCAGCCAGCCAGAGCTGAAATCAATTTTCGCCTCCGGGAACCCGGTGGTGGCCCCGCCCGGATGCTGCTCCTGACGGTAGTATTCTCCGCCGTAGGTCAGAAGGTGTGCTGCAAAGGTGTCGCTGAACAGACGGGTGCGGTTTTCCACCTTGCCGCCTTTGGTGGTTTGCTTGCGAAACTCGCCGCTGCCGTCGATGTTCTGGGCATTGATGCGCGCTTCGGACCAGTAAACCTTCGCATCGGCATTCAGCCAGTCGTTATCTTCCGGGGCGATGCTGTAGCCCAGCTGCGCGTCGCGCTGAATGGTGGAGCGATCGGTCATCGGGTTACTGCTGTCCGCCCCGATGGTTTGCGGATTTTTTGGCTCCTGGGCATCGTTGTTGTAGTAGCGCAGCGAGCCGCTCAGGGTCTGGGCCGGGTCGATTTTCCAGCTGCCTTTCGCCAGCATGTTATTGATGGACTCGTCATTAGGCGCGCTTGCGCCGTCGCTCTGGCGGATGTCACCGCGATCCCGGCTGGACCATGAGACCAGACCGTCCAGCGTATCGGTGCGGCCATAGGCGCTGGCGCCCATCCCGAGGCTACGATCGCCCGTCGCGCCAGTACCAAACACGCGGTAACCACTGTTTTTACCCGGCTCCAGCAGATCTTTTGCATCAACGGTGTCATACGAAATCACGCCGCCCAGCGCGCCGCTGCCGTACAGCAGGGCCGACGGGCCGCGGACCACTTCGATACGTTTGATGAGCGCGGGATCGAGGAAGGTGCTGTTCAGGTGGCCGGTATCGGTGCCCTGGCGCACGCCGTCAACCAGCACCAGCACGCCGCGACGGTCATATCCGCGCAGGTTCACGTCCTGCCCGTTGGTGCGCCCGGTGCCGTCCAGCGTCAGGCCGGGGACGTTACGCAGCAGGTCGGCAGCAGAGCTGGCGGTTTGCTTCTCCGGCGCGCTGGCGTCAATCACGTTCACCATCATGGGGGCTTCAAAGGCGCTGCGGGCGTTGCCCGTGGCGGTGACGGTAATGTCATCTGTGGCGGCAAACGCGACTCCCGGCAGGGCGCTGACAATCGCCAGCGCCAGAAGTGACGGGCGTAAAGATGCGGAAGGCAGGTGTGGCATAGCAACTCTCCATAAGAAGTGAAAAGCGCTGGCTGCCTGGGTGTCACCTGGGTGGCTGGCGTATTGTTTGTGTTGTTTATTTTGTGAGGATCAGTTTTCCGGCATGGGTCTGGCGCAGCAGATAGCGCTGGCCGTCATGCTCGATAATGACCCGGCCCTCATCGCCGAGGAGGGTTTTGCTGTCAATCCGACGCTCGGAAAGGGCTGGTGCTGTGTCTGTTTTTGCTGGCGTTGCCGCGCTGTTATCCGTACGTGACATAATGTTTATAAATAACAATCAATGTAACAATGATAATCATTATCAATAAACTGCAAATTCACGGCAAGCGTTTTTATGAAAAAAGGGTGAGAGGATCAAATTTGGGGTGAGGTGCGGTCTGATGCCCTCACCCCGACCCTCTCCCACAGGGAGAGGGAGAAGGGTGGGATTTCAGAAGCGCGTATCTACCGCCGACGCCAGCTTCTCCAGCAGCAGTTCGCTGTCTTCCCAGCTCAGGCACGGGTCGGTGATCGACTGACCGTAAACCATCTGCTGCCCGGCAACGATTTTCTGCGTGCCTTCTTTGATAAAGCTCTCAGCCATAATCCCTGCAACGGCGGTCGAGCCGCTGCGGATCTGCTGGCATATCTCATCGCAGACGTCCAGCTGGCGACGATGCTGCTTCTGGCAGTTGCCGTGGCTGAAGTCCACCACCAAGTGTTCCGGCAGGTCGAACTCGGCCAGCGTTTCGCAGGCTGCTGCGATATCTTGCGCATGATAGTTCGGTTTTTTGCCGCCACGCATAATGATATGCCCGTACGGGTTACCGCTGGTCTGGTAGATGGTCATGTGACCGCTCTTGTCCGGCGACAGGAACATGTGGCTGGCACGGGCAGCGCGGATGGCATCAACCGCGATACGGGTGTTGCCATCGGTCCCGTTTTTAAAGCCGACCGGACAGGAGAGGGCGGAGGCCATCTCGCGGTGGATCTGGCTTTCGGTGGTGCGCGCGCCAATCGCGCCCCAGCTGATCAGATCGGCGATAAACTGCCCGGTCACCATATCGAGAAACTCGGTCGCCGTCGGCACGCCCAGCTCGTTGACCTGTAAAAGCAGCTTCCGCGCCAGCTCGATACCGTGGTTAACGCGATAGCTGCCGTTGAGGTCAGGATCGGAAATCAGGCCTTTCCAGCCCACCACGGTGCGCGGTTTTTCAAAGTAGGTGCGCATCACGATCTCAAGGCGATGCTGGTACTTATCCCGCAGTCCCTGGAGTCGTTTTGCATAATCCATCGCGGCATCCAGATCGTGGATGGAGCAAGGCCCAATCACCACCAGAAGACGTTTGTCTTCACCGTTAAGGATTTTTTCAATGCGGCGGCGGGAGGCCGTCACATGTTCCGCGACGGCGGCGGAAACGGGATGCCGCTGGGCCAGTTCAGCCGGCGTGACCAGGCTGTCAATGCGCGCAGTGCGGAGTTCATCGGTTTTATTCATGGAATGTCTCAGAAAATTTTTGCTTCATCGGCAGACTACCGGGAAGTGATGGGCATCACCTTAAACCAATCCCTGCTGATTTCAAGTTCGGGGCGACATCGCCCCGTGGTTGCAGATGATGATACCTGAATCTGAGTTAATGTACTAGCGTATTAGTACATGCGGCGATTAAGCCCCATGATGTCGAGAATTTTGGTGGCAATTTCTTCAACCGAATAGTTGGTGCTGTTCAGCCAAGGGATCTGGTTTTTGCGGTACAGGGCCTCCACTTCTGAGACCTCCATTCGGCACTGGCGCATGGAGGCGTAGCGGCTGTTCTCGCGGCGCTCTTCGCGGATGGCGGCAAGGCGTTCCGGATTAATGGTCAGGCCGAACAGCTTGTGCTGCAGCGGCTTAAGGGCGGCGGGCAGCACCAGGTTATCCATGTCGTCGGCGATAAACGGGTAGTTTGCGGCGCGAATACCGAACTGCATCGCCAGGTAGAGGCTGGTCGGCGTTTTGCCGCAGCGCGACACGCCGAGCAGGATCACCTGCGCCTGGTCGAGATTTCGCAGCGAGATACCGTCGTCGTGGGCAAGGGTGTAGTCGATAGCGGCGATACGCGCGTCGTACTTGGTCAGGTTGCCGGGGTTTAGCCCGTGGGTACGGTGGGCAATCGGGGTCGGGTCGAGCTTAAGCTCGCTCTGCAGCGGCGCCACCAGCGCCTGCACGATATCCTGGCAGAAGCCTTCACTTTGCAGAATGATGGAGCGAATCTCCGGGATCACGATGGAGTAGAACACCAGCGGGCGGACGCCGGTCTGCTGGTAGATGGCGTCGATCTGGTCCTTCACCGCTTTGGCGCGGCTCTCGTTTTCGACAAACGGCAGCGTGATGCTGTTAATCGAGACGGGAAACTGCGACATCACCGCGTGCCCCAGCACCTCGGCGGTGATCGCCGTACCATCAGAAATAT from Enterobacter dykesii encodes the following:
- a CDS encoding CoA transferase subunit A, with the protein product MAGLDKRVGSYAQALDGLTDGMTLLAGGFGLCGIPENLIAEVRRRQVKDLTVVSNNCGVDGFGLGILLETRQVRRVVASYVGENALFEQQVLSGELEIELTPQGTLAEKVRAGGAGIPAFYTATGYGTPVADGKDVRQFAGKHYILEEAITGDFALIKGWKADWYGNVVYRHTAQNFNPLMATAGRITVVEVEEIVPPGELPPSAIHTPGIYVDRLIVGQFEKRIEQRTLRAEGV
- the aroH gene encoding 3-deoxy-7-phosphoheptulonate synthase AroH, which produces MNKTDELRTARIDSLVTPAELAQRHPVSAAVAEHVTASRRRIEKILNGEDKRLLVVIGPCSIHDLDAAMDYAKRLQGLRDKYQHRLEIVMRTYFEKPRTVVGWKGLISDPDLNGSYRVNHGIELARKLLLQVNELGVPTATEFLDMVTGQFIADLISWGAIGARTTESQIHREMASALSCPVGFKNGTDGNTRIAVDAIRAARASHMFLSPDKSGHMTIYQTSGNPYGHIIMRGGKKPNYHAQDIAAACETLAEFDLPEHLVVDFSHGNCQKQHRRQLDVCDEICQQIRSGSTAVAGIMAESFIKEGTQKIVAGQQMVYGQSITDPCLSWEDSELLLEKLASAVDTRF
- a CDS encoding TonB-dependent hemoglobin/transferrin/lactoferrin family receptor, whose product is MPHLPSASLRPSLLALAIVSALPGVAFAATDDITVTATGNARSAFEAPMMVNVIDASAPEKQTASSAADLLRNVPGLTLDGTGRTNGQDVNLRGYDRRGVLVLVDGVRQGTDTGHLNSTFLDPALIKRIEVVRGPSALLYGSGALGGVISYDTVDAKDLLEPGKNSGYRVFGTGATGDRSLGMGASAYGRTDTLDGLVSWSSRDRGDIRQSDGASAPNDESINNMLAKGSWKIDPAQTLSGSLRYYNNDAQEPKNPQTIGADSSNPMTDRSTIQRDAQLGYSIAPEDNDWLNADAKVYWSEARINAQNIDGSGEFRKQTTKGGKVENRTRLFSDTFAAHLLTYGGEYYRQEQHPGGATTGFPEAKIDFSSGWLQDEITLRDLPVTLLGGTRYDNYRGSSNGYDDVDADKWSSRAGLTVSPTDWLMLFGSYAQAFRAPTMGEMYNDAKHFSIGRFYTNYWVPNPNLRPETNETQEFGFGLRFDDLMLANDALEFKASYFDTKAKDYISTTVDFAAATTMSYNVPNAKIWGWDMMAKYSADLFNLDLAYNRTRGKDSDTGEYISSINPDTVTSKLDIPVAQSGFSVGWIGTFVDRSTHISSSYSKQPGYAVNDFYVSYKGQERLKGVTTTLVLGNAFDKEYWSPQGIPQDGRNGKIFVSYQW
- the chuS gene encoding hematinate-forming heme oxygenase ChuS; this encodes MNHYTRWLELKKENPGKYARDVAGLMNISEAELTFARVGHDAWRLHGEIREILGALETVGETKCICRNEYAVHEQVGNFTNQHLNGHAGLVLNPRALDLRLFLNQWASAFHISEATARGERQSIQFFDHQGDALLKVYATDNTDVSAWGDALTRFIFADNPPLELKVADAPAHAENANAALVDKEWRAMTDVHQFFSLLKRHNLSRQQAFRLVGDDLACRVENSALAQLLETARRDGNEIMVFVGNRGCVQIFTGAVEKLAPMKGWLNVFNPTFTLHLLEDAIAETWVTRKPTADGHVTSLELFAADGTQIAQLYGQRTEGEPEQSQWRSQIDALTAKGLAA
- a CDS encoding heme/hemin ABC transporter substrate-binding protein; translation: MKRWLVLLSALPLLVFAAPQEKIVTLGGDVTEIVYALGASSSLVARDSTSQWPQAANALPDVGYLRQLNAEGILSMRPTLVLASAQAQPSLALKQVEQSHVRVIVVPAGNDLKVIDEKVRIVAEATHREAEGEVLRNTLRHALSALPASPIDKRVLFILNHGGMTAMAAGQQTGADAAIRAAGLQNAMQGFTRYQPLSQEGTIASRPDLVVISQDGINALGGEANLWKLPGLAQTPAGRNKQVLAIDDMALLGFSVRTPEAIRQLRAKAEQLP
- the ppsR gene encoding posphoenolpyruvate synthetase regulatory kinase/phosphorylase PpsR → MDSAVDRHVFYISDGTAITAEVLGHAVMSQFPVSINSITLPFVENESRAKAVKDQIDAIYQQTGVRPLVFYSIVIPEIRSIILQSEGFCQDIVQALVAPLQSELKLDPTPIAHRTHGLNPGNLTKYDARIAAIDYTLAHDDGISLRNLDQAQVILLGVSRCGKTPTSLYLAMQFGIRAANYPFIADDMDNLVLPAALKPLQHKLFGLTINPERLAAIREERRENSRYASMRQCRMEVSEVEALYRKNQIPWLNSTNYSVEEIATKILDIMGLNRRMY
- a CDS encoding LysR family transcriptional regulator, translated to MRMSVKQLRAFLAVAHTLNFAHASERLNLSQPALSLTIKALEDALGGPLLQRSTRKVALTQEGETFLPMARQLLADWDNVEEAMHQCFTLQRGKISVAAMPSFAANVLPEVLKAFRDRHAGINVTVHDVINEQVIEMVREGRVEMGIAFEPAPTHNLLFTPLGLDRFVAIVPKDSSLAGKKRLSWEELLTLDFITLQRPSAVRLMMEEELARSGRKLEVALESHQLVTVGRMVASGLGGSAVPALCEAQMTALGAVCIPLDNPPIEKCIGAIHPGHTQLSKAAHALLETLKDFYQPDQGARNTCGAA
- the hemP gene encoding hemin uptake protein HemP gives rise to the protein MSRTDNSAATPAKTDTAPALSERRIDSKTLLGDEGRVIIEHDGQRYLLRQTHAGKLILTK
- a CDS encoding FecCD family ABC transporter permease, translating into MSRRIALSLWMLAAILTIMTLAATGVGALRLPVSLLWNGTDEALRQIWLTIRLPRVLLALTIGGSLALAGCVMQGLFRNPLADPGLLGISSGAALAVALWVVIPLSLPALVMLYAPMLAAFLGALAATFVIFLLSRQRDASLSRLLLVGIAINALCGAAVGVLSWLSNDAQLRQLSLWGMGSLGQAQWSTLLAVASLMVPTALAIWRLAGALNLLQLGDEEAHYLGVEVAVVQRILLLCSALLVAAAVAVSGVIGFVGLVVPHLVRMWLGADHRAVLPGSVLAGALLLLVADTLARSLVAPAEMPVGLLTSLLGAPWFLWLIFRRGGAHG
- a CDS encoding heme ABC transporter ATP-binding protein; translation: MAERYCAENLVFCAGQRTLINDVSLTLSQGELVALIGPNGAGKSTLLRLLTGYLKPAAGQCSLAGTPLAAWQPETLSRYRAVMRQSTQLGFDWPVEAVVGMGRAPWTRAPEASVIEEVMAITGCLPLAGRQFAALSGGEQQRIQLARALAQLWCDGAPRGWLFLDEPTSALDLYHQQHLLRLLKSLTSRGHLHVCAVLHDLNLAALWADRILLLHGGKIVSRGEPETVLQADTLARWYGAQVIVGRHPAHAAPQVFLAP